GCCGAGCGTGTCGAGTATCGACAGGAGACGCTGCTCGAGCGCCTCCTCTCCGTCGAGGCCGGCGCCGTCATAGTCGTTCCAGTCCGCGGCGAAGGATAGCGGCGTGTTCCCCGCGCGCAATGCCTCGATGAAGCGGCGATGCTCCTCCTGATCGACGACCTCGTCCGGCTTCACCACCGGGCGCCTACGCTTCAGCGGCAGCAGGATGTTGTCGCGCAGGGAGCCGTTGATGATCTCGACCTCGGGGCCGGCATAGCCGATGAAGTGGCTCGCGCGCTCGACGCTGATCGCAGAGAGCGGCTCCTTGTCGATCATGACGCGGCCGGCATAGCTCATGGTCTGCCGGCCGAGGATGCGACCGAGCGTGTCGCGGCCACCACCGGCGCCCCCGATCAGTGCAACCTGTCCCGGTCGGCGCAGAGTCAGGCTCAGCGGCGCGAGCAGCGGCTGGCCGCGATTGTCTGACATCTCGACCTTGTCGAGCCGGATCTCGCCACGCGGCGGTAGCGGTGCGATCTCGCCCTTCTCCTCAAGCGTCACCACCTCGGTCGGGCTGAACTGCGCGATCACCTGCTCGTATTTGATGGTGACGTCGTTGCGCTGCTGCTCCCAGTCGATCAGCTCCTTGATCGGCGGAGGCAGGTCGCGATAGGCCGCGATCACCGCGACCAGCTGGCCGATGTCGAGCCGACCCTGCAGGGCGAAGAAGCCGCCGATCGCATAGAAAAAGAAGGGCGTGACCTGCGCCAGCAGATTGTTCAGGAACTTGACGGCGAATTTGCGCTTGTAGAGCGCATAGCGGATGTCGAACAGCGTGCCGAGCCGCCCGGCGATATCCGACTGGATATAGGAGGTTGCGCCATTTCCCTGAATGGTCGGTCCGGCATCGACGATCTCGCCGATCCGCCCCGCGAGCTGGCGCGAGACGATCTGGCGCTCGCGGCCGAGGCGGAGCTGTTCCTTGCGCAGGATCGGGATGATCACCGCCTGCATCAGCACGATGACCAGCGCGATCGAGCCGAGCCAGACGCTCTGCATCATGATGAAGGCGAGCGCGGTCAGCGCCTGGCTGAGCAGGAAGGCCGGTTGGATGAAGGCGTCGCCGACGAAGCTGCCGATCGGCTCGACCTCGTCCTTGATCATGCTTGCGGCTTCGGCCGGCTTGACCGAGCGGATATCCTCCGGGCGGAAGCGCATCAACTGGCTGAACAGGTCATAGCGCATGCGCCTGAGCATGCGCTCGCCGAGCACGCCCTTTTGCAGGTTGACGATGTATTTGAAGCCGCCGTTGATCAGGACGAGCACGAGAAAATAGAAGCTCAGCGTCAGCAGCAGGCCGAGCTGGCCGACCTTGAAGCCTTCGGAGATCTGGAAGCCGCCACCGCCGAGGAATTCCGGCAGATGCAGCGCCCAGTCGAACACCGTCGCCGTCGTCTTGCCATCCTTGAAGGCGCCGCCCTGGATCGCGTCGTTGACGATGCGCTTGGGGACGTCGAACGACGCCCAGTTGAACGGAATCGAGACGAGGATCACGAGCAGAACGATGATCTGCTCCCGGCGGCTCTTCTGCCAGACGTAACGGAAGAGGCTTCTCTCCAAGGGGCTTTCCCATCCCGCATCCGGGAGAGCGGAAACTCCGCCGGCTTGCCCCCATATGTGGGCAGTTCACGACGCGGCGCAACATGCCGCGGGACTCGACAAGTCCGGCGATTTCAAGTTCGGTCGAAGCAGGCGGAACCGGCCGGGAACGCCGCCACGTTACGAGATCGTCATCAAGTCAGGACAAGGACGGCACGGTCGGGAGGGAAAAAGGCTGCTCCGCAGCGGAAGGGGAAGTTTCGGCGGCAAATCGATCCGGATGACGGTGCAGATCGTGCATCCGGCACGACGAACATCAGGGGACGACGGCGTCAGCCGCAGATGAACATTCTCGAGATCAACGACCTGAGATTGGGCTTCACCGTTCACGGCTTCGCTCGCGATGTCGTGAAGGGCGTCGGCTTCCGCATTCCCGCCGGCAAGACGGTCGCGCTCGTCGGCGAGTCCGGCTCGGGAAAATCGGTGATCTCGCAGGCGATCATGGGCTTGCTGCCGCGTGCCGGCGCCATCACCGGCGGGAGCATCCTGTTTCGCGATCCACAGACACCCGATGGCGTCACCGACATCGCCACCCTTCCCGCCGAGGGCAAGGAGATCCGCGACCTGCGCGGCGGGCGGATCGGCATGATCTTCCAGGAGCCGATGTCCTCGCTCTCGCCGGTGCACACCATCGGCAACCAGATCGAGGAAGCGCTGCAACTGCACCGCCCGATGCCGAAGCCGGAAGCGCGTGCCCTGATCGAGACGATGCTGAAGCGCGTCGGCTTCAAGGATCCCGTCCGCGCCTACGGCTTCTATTCCTTCGAGCTCTCCGGCGGCCTGCGCCAGCGCGCCATGCTCGCCATGGCTCTGATCTGCCAGCCCGCGCTCTTGATCGCCGACGAGCCGACGACGGCGCTCGACGTCACCATCCAGGCTCAGGTGCTCGACCTGATGCGCGATCTCCAGGCCGAGATGGGCATGGCGATCCTGCTGATCACCCACGATCTCGGCGTCGTCGCCAACATGGCCGACGAGGTCGTGGTGATCTACCACGGCGAGATCATGGAAAGCGGTCCGGCCGAGGACATCTTCCGCCGCCCGCAGCACCCCTATCTCAAGGCTCTGCTCAAGGCCTCGCCGCATTTCGATATGCAGGAGGGCGAACGCCTGGTCGCCTTGCGCGAGGCTCGCCCGCGTCCGCCGGCAACCCCGAAGCCCGCCCCGGCGCAGCAGGCGGTTGAGCAGCGGGCGCCCCTGCTCGCGGTGCGCCATCTGCGCAAGACCTATACGACCCATTCCAGCCGCTTCTTCGGCAAGGGTACGACCTCGAGCGTCGTCGCCGTCGACGATGTCAGCTTCGATATCGAGCGTGGCGAATGCCTCGGGCTGGTCGGCGAGAGCGGCTGCGGCAAGACCACGCTCAGCAAGCTGATCATGCGGGCGTTGACGCCGGATTCAGGCGAGATCCGCTTCGACGACGGCAAGGATTGCGTCGATCTGCTCTCGCTGGATGGAGAGGCGCTGCGCAGCTTCCGGCCGAAGCTGCAGATGATCTTCCAGGACCCGGTCTCGTCGCTGTCGCCGCGCATGACCGTGATGAACCTCCTGCGCGAGCCGCTCGTCATCCACGAGCGCGGTGACGGCGCCGAGCAGAAGGCGCGGGTCAAGGCGCTGATGGACGATGTCGGGCTCGATCAGCGCTTCCTCTCGCGCTACCCGCACTCCTTCTCCGGCGGTCAGCGCCAGCGCATCGGCATCGCGCGGGCGCTCGCGCTCGATCCGGAGCTGATCATCTGCGATGAGCCAGTCTCGGCGCTCGACGTCTCAGTGCAGGCGCAGATCCTCAATTTGCTCAAGGATTTGCAAGCCGAGCGCGGCCTGACTTTCCTGTTCATCTCGCACAATCTCGCTGTGGTGAACTACATGGCCGACCGCATCGCGGTGATGGCGAACGGCCGCATCGTCGAGCTCGCGCCGCGCCACACCCTCTTCACCGCGCCGGTCCACCCCTACACCAAGGCGCTGCTGAAATCGGTGCCTTTCGCCGATCTCGACCGCAAGCTCGACTTCAAGCTCGCGGCCCCCGGCGGCGCCTCCGACACGCGCCACTGGCCGGCCGGCTTCAAGCCCGATCCCGATGGCAAGCCGCTCGCCCATCTCGATCTCGGCGCCGGCCATCTCGTCCTCGCCAAGCCCGGTGCCGATGTCAGGGAGCTCGCCTGATGCGGATCGCGCGCAGGAGCTTTCTGATCGGAACGGGTGCCGCCCTGGTCGCACCGCGGCTGGGCTTCGCCGGCGTCGGGACCCTGATCGACAGTCCCGCGCTCGCCGCCAAGGTCACCGCCGGCGAGCTGCCGCCGCTCGCCGAGCGCCTGCCGAAATCGCCGCGATTAATCGAGGTGGCAGCCATGGGTCGCGCGCCCGGCCGACATGGCGGCACCATGCGGATGCTGATGGGCGACCAGCGCGACATCCGCATGATGACGATCTACGGCTACACGCGCCTCGTCGTCTACGACGACAAGCTTGAGCTCGCGCCGGATGTGCTGGAGAGTTTCGAGGTCGAGCGCGGCCGCGTCTTCACCTTGCGGCTGCGTGCCGGCCATCGCTGGTCGGATGGGCATCCCCTCACCGCCGAGGACTTCCGCTACTGGTGGGAGGACGTCGCCAACAACAAGCGCCTCTCGCCTGGAGGGCCGCCGCAGGCGATGCTGATCTCCGGCCAGCCTTGCCGCTTCGAGGTCCTCGACGAGGTTACGCTGCGCTATACCTGGGCGGAGCCGAACCCGGTCTTCCTGCCGGCGGTCGCCGGCGCCCAGCCGCTCTACATCGCCATGCCGGCGCATTATCTGAAGCAGTTCCACCCACGCTATGCCAGCAAGGAAGAGCTGGAGCAGAAGATCAAGACCGCCCGCGTCAAGGACTGGGGCTCGCTGCACGAGCGCTTCTCACGCCAGTATCGGCCGGAGAATCCCGACCTGCCGACACTCGACCCCTGGCGTAACACCACGTCGATTCCGGCCGAGCGGTTCACCTTCGTTCGCAACCCTTATTTTCACCGGATCGACGAGAATGGTCGGCAGCTCCCCTATGTCGACGAGGTCACGCTGACGATCGGCAGCTCAGCGCTGATCCCCGCCAAGACAGCCGCCGGCGACGCCGACCTGCAGGCCCGCTATCTGCGCTTCGAGGACTATACCTTTCTCAAGGGCGCTTCGAAGCGGATGAATTTCGAGGTCAAACTGTGGAAGCGGGCCGAGGGCGCCTCATTCGCGCTGATGCCCAATTTGAATGCGATCGATCCGATCTGGCGCGACCTCAACCGCGATGTGCGCTATCGCCGCGCGCTCTCGCTCGCGATCAATCGCCGCGACATCAACCGCGTCATCTACTTCGGGCTCGCCAAGGAGAGTGGCAACACCGCTTTGCCCGAGAGCCCGCTCTATGATGCGGCGTTGGCGCAGCTCACCATGACGCCGGACCTCGCCGAGGCCAACCGCCTGCTCGACGAGATCGGCCTTTCCAAGCGCGACGGCGAGAAAATCCGCCTGTTCCCGGATGGGCGACGCCTGGAGTTCACCATCGAGACCGCCGGCGCCTCGACCGAGGAGACCGACATCCTCGACCTGATCAAGCAGGACTTCATCGCGATCGGCATCAAGATCCACCCACGCTCGAGCCAGCTCGACGTCTTCCGCCGCCGCATCCTCGCTGGCCAGACGATCATGTCCGGCTGGACCGGCATGGACAATGCGCTGGTCGCGGCCGAGATGGAGCCCGACGCGCTGGCGCCGACCTCGCCCGCCCAGTTCAACTGGCCGCGCTGGGGCCAGTATTTCGAGAGCGGTGGCCGCGAAGGCGAGGCGCCTACCATTCAGGAGGCGAAGGAGCTGGTCGAGCTCTACCGGGGCTGGCGGCATTCGACGACGCACGAGGAGCGCCGGGAAATCTGGCAGACGATGCTGAAGATCAACGCCGAGCAGCTGTTCACGATCGGCGTGGTCAATGCCACGCTGCAGCCGGTCGTGATCGCGAAGGCACTGCGCAACGTGCCGGACAATGGCCTCTACAGCTTTGAGCCGGGCGCCTTCTTCGGCCGCTACATGCCGGACACGTTCTGGTTCGAGGGGAAGTAGCCGTGCTGCTGAAGTACATCTTCAAGCGCATCCTGGTGATGATCCCGACGCTGTTCGTCACCAGCGTCCTGATCTTCACCGTGATCAACCTCCCCGAGGGCGACTATTTCGAGACCATGGTCGCCGAGATGCAGGCGCAGGGCGAGAAGGCGGATATGAGCCGCGTCGAGTTCCTGAAGAAGGAGTACGGTTTCGACAAGCCGCCGGCCGAGCGCTATTTCTGGTGGGTCACCGGCCTCCTGCGCGGCGACATGGGCTATTCCTTCGAGTACCAGTTGCCGGTCCGTGACATCGTCGGTGACCGCCTGCTGCTGACGATGATCGTCTCCTTCTTCACCATCATCTTCACCTGGATCGTCGCCTTTCCGATCGGCATCTACTCGGCGACACACCAGTACAGCTGGGGTGATTACGGCCTCACCTTCATCGGCATGCTCGGCCTCGCCATACCGCATTTCCTGCTGGCGCTGATCTTCCTCTATTTCGCCAACATCTGGTTCGGCACCTCGATTGGCGGCCTGGTCGACCCACAATATCTCAACCAGCCGATGAGCTGGGCCAAGTTCAAATCGGTGCTTGAGCACCTCTGGATTCCAGTGATCATCATCGGCGCCGGTGGCACTGCCGGCATGATCCGCAAGCTGCGCGCCAACCTGCTCGACGAACTCCAGAAGCAGTACTACGTCACCGCCAGAGCCAAGGGCCTGCCGCCCGGCAAGGCACTGCGCAAATATCCGCTGCGTATGGCGCTCAACTTCTTCATCTCCGATATCGGTGACATCCTGCCCTCCGTCGTCTCCGGCGCAGAGATCGTCGCGATAGTGCTCTCGCTCCAGACCACCGGCCCGTTGCTGATCCGGGCGCTCCAGAGCCAGGATATGTATCTCGCCGGCTCGTTCCTGATGTTCCTGTCATTCCTGACCGTGATCGGCGTGTTGATCTCCGACATCGCGCTCGCCATCCTCGATCCGCGCATCCGGCTGCAGGGGACGGCGACCAAGTGACGACGCCTTCGCCCTCCCCGGTCTCCGAACCGCTGCCACATCGCTGGTCGACCGCGCCGTTCGAACCCTACGCGGTCGAGAAGATGTCGCCCGAACAGGAGCGCGTCTATCTCGCTCCGCAATGGAAGCTGATGTGGTGGAAGTTCCGCGAGCACAGGCTCGCGGTGATCTCCGGCATCGTCATCCTGCTGATGTACCTGTCGGTCGCGATCTGCGAGTTCCTCGCGCCCTATCACTACACGACGCGCAACACCGACTTCATCCGCGCCCCGCGGCAGGAGCTGCGTCTCTTCCACGAAGGCAGCCTCATCGGCCCCTTCGTCTATCCCTATGTCCAGCGCCTCAACATGGAGAACCTGAAGCGCGAATACGACGTCGACG
This sequence is a window from Bosea vestrisii. Protein-coding genes within it:
- a CDS encoding ABC transporter permease; the encoded protein is MLKYIFKRILVMIPTLFVTSVLIFTVINLPEGDYFETMVAEMQAQGEKADMSRVEFLKKEYGFDKPPAERYFWWVTGLLRGDMGYSFEYQLPVRDIVGDRLLLTMIVSFFTIIFTWIVAFPIGIYSATHQYSWGDYGLTFIGMLGLAIPHFLLALIFLYFANIWFGTSIGGLVDPQYLNQPMSWAKFKSVLEHLWIPVIIIGAGGTAGMIRKLRANLLDELQKQYYVTARAKGLPPGKALRKYPLRMALNFFISDIGDILPSVVSGAEIVAIVLSLQTTGPLLIRALQSQDMYLAGSFLMFLSFLTVIGVLISDIALAILDPRIRLQGTATK
- a CDS encoding ABC transporter transmembrane domain-containing protein, which encodes MERSLFRYVWQKSRREQIIVLLVILVSIPFNWASFDVPKRIVNDAIQGGAFKDGKTTATVFDWALHLPEFLGGGGFQISEGFKVGQLGLLLTLSFYFLVLVLINGGFKYIVNLQKGVLGERMLRRMRYDLFSQLMRFRPEDIRSVKPAEAASMIKDEVEPIGSFVGDAFIQPAFLLSQALTALAFIMMQSVWLGSIALVIVLMQAVIIPILRKEQLRLGRERQIVSRQLAGRIGEIVDAGPTIQGNGATSYIQSDIAGRLGTLFDIRYALYKRKFAVKFLNNLLAQVTPFFFYAIGGFFALQGRLDIGQLVAVIAAYRDLPPPIKELIDWEQQRNDVTIKYEQVIAQFSPTEVVTLEEKGEIAPLPPRGEIRLDKVEMSDNRGQPLLAPLSLTLRRPGQVALIGGAGGGRDTLGRILGRQTMSYAGRVMIDKEPLSAISVERASHFIGYAGPEVEIINGSLRDNILLPLKRRRPVVKPDEVVDQEEHRRFIEALRAGNTPLSFAADWNDYDGAGLDGEEALEQRLLSILDTLGCADEIYELGLDAKVIAPLPEGAAERIIEAREVVAAELTKTKLSGLIETFDLERYNANATIAENLVFGAMRNGRQPADFLLDDPYARSVLQAEALDEPLAEIGGRIASTLVEIFAGLPQGHVLFERYAFGGEVDLEKLGELAEALRRHDRRSPLDPTVQRELVALALGYVEPKHRLNLLDIALRRRVLRARHSFKTYLPGEKADEIEFYDPADVIHGASVRDNLLFGRIGFGVPNAGRKVAEIARAALSRAGLDSAAYRLGLNTDVGLRGRLLPLRLRLMVPLAQALIKQPDILVLDLDAFAITCADPRGLIRRIGSYCEDKTVFLLLTDQGLAADIPEKIVFNGAVARVSNKGGAVDEADELQDEMLPPNRAVPIEART
- a CDS encoding ABC transporter substrate-binding protein, which codes for MRIARRSFLIGTGAALVAPRLGFAGVGTLIDSPALAAKVTAGELPPLAERLPKSPRLIEVAAMGRAPGRHGGTMRMLMGDQRDIRMMTIYGYTRLVVYDDKLELAPDVLESFEVERGRVFTLRLRAGHRWSDGHPLTAEDFRYWWEDVANNKRLSPGGPPQAMLISGQPCRFEVLDEVTLRYTWAEPNPVFLPAVAGAQPLYIAMPAHYLKQFHPRYASKEELEQKIKTARVKDWGSLHERFSRQYRPENPDLPTLDPWRNTTSIPAERFTFVRNPYFHRIDENGRQLPYVDEVTLTIGSSALIPAKTAAGDADLQARYLRFEDYTFLKGASKRMNFEVKLWKRAEGASFALMPNLNAIDPIWRDLNRDVRYRRALSLAINRRDINRVIYFGLAKESGNTALPESPLYDAALAQLTMTPDLAEANRLLDEIGLSKRDGEKIRLFPDGRRLEFTIETAGASTEETDILDLIKQDFIAIGIKIHPRSSQLDVFRRRILAGQTIMSGWTGMDNALVAAEMEPDALAPTSPAQFNWPRWGQYFESGGREGEAPTIQEAKELVELYRGWRHSTTHEERREIWQTMLKINAEQLFTIGVVNATLQPVVIAKALRNVPDNGLYSFEPGAFFGRYMPDTFWFEGK
- a CDS encoding ABC transporter ATP-binding protein, which produces MNILEINDLRLGFTVHGFARDVVKGVGFRIPAGKTVALVGESGSGKSVISQAIMGLLPRAGAITGGSILFRDPQTPDGVTDIATLPAEGKEIRDLRGGRIGMIFQEPMSSLSPVHTIGNQIEEALQLHRPMPKPEARALIETMLKRVGFKDPVRAYGFYSFELSGGLRQRAMLAMALICQPALLIADEPTTALDVTIQAQVLDLMRDLQAEMGMAILLITHDLGVVANMADEVVVIYHGEIMESGPAEDIFRRPQHPYLKALLKASPHFDMQEGERLVALREARPRPPATPKPAPAQQAVEQRAPLLAVRHLRKTYTTHSSRFFGKGTTSSVVAVDDVSFDIERGECLGLVGESGCGKTTLSKLIMRALTPDSGEIRFDDGKDCVDLLSLDGEALRSFRPKLQMIFQDPVSSLSPRMTVMNLLREPLVIHERGDGAEQKARVKALMDDVGLDQRFLSRYPHSFSGGQRQRIGIARALALDPELIICDEPVSALDVSVQAQILNLLKDLQAERGLTFLFISHNLAVVNYMADRIAVMANGRIVELAPRHTLFTAPVHPYTKALLKSVPFADLDRKLDFKLAAPGGASDTRHWPAGFKPDPDGKPLAHLDLGAGHLVLAKPGADVRELA